TTGATCAGGCATACGGCTTCTCCCAACATGTACATTCCCAGTTGAAGTTGGTCATCTTCGGTAACGGCAACCAACCCCCCCTCTCCTCGTTGAAGCCCCTTGGACGCCAATCTCAGACGTCCGAGAATGAGTTGATCTAACTTGCTGGATATTTCACGAACAGGGACCTGAGCTTTGACGAGTTCATCTCGCATAGAATTGAACTCGCGGGAAAATGCCGTGTCGGCACATCTACTTTGATGACCGGGAGAGGTCTCAAGAAAGACAGTGTTGGAGCATTGGAGTGAAACCTCTTGGTATGTACGGGTAATGGCCCGATCTTCAACGATTTCTCGCGTAGCAAGATAGGCCGAACCAACGAGTAAGCCACATGTCGCGCCTGTCTTGATTAGATCCTCAACCATGTAGGCAGCAAAAGCAGCCGAAGCCTCATCATGGATACCTCCAGCTAGAACCAGACATACATCTCGGCTCACAGCTTTGCTTTGGCCTAGAACAACTCTGATTGACCTCTCCCACAGATTCAGAGAACTGAGTGGACCGATATGTCCTCCGCATTCGCGTCCTTCAAGGATGAAGTCTCTCCAACCTTCCTTGATAAATAGGTCAAGCAGTTCTGGAGTTGGTGCATGAATAAACACCCTTAGGTGCTCGGATGCAATTTCCTTAGCTTGAGCAGGAGTTCCACCGGCAAGTATACAGAAGCTTGCCTTTGAACGCTTCAGAACTGAGATCTGTGACTTTAAATGGGTTGCGTCAATGAACCCAAGTAAGCCAACACCCCAAGGAAGGTCCGGTATCAGGTCTGCCGTCTGTATAAGGATCTTCTCAAGTGCTTCTGCAGTAAGCATCGCCGCAGCGATGGTAGGCAAGGCACCTCCTCGCGCAACGCTTGCCGCAAACTCAGCCGTGTCACTAACCCGTGACATTGGGCCTTGAATGATTGGATACTTAACACCAAACTGCGTTGCAATTGAGTTGGGATGGGTTGTAGCCGAGGTAGAATTAACCTTGATAGAACGGTATGCTGAAATGAGTCTGCCGAGAGTTCGATACTGTTGCGAGAAGTCCTTGGCAAGGTCAATACCCTCACCGACAGGAAAGATCCAGTCGGAACTCCATGTGGCTAGTTCATTAAGCTGAGGGACTTCAATTGTGCTGCCGAAGAGGTAGCCAGGAGAATCTTTACCTGGAAGACAAATGCACCTCACATCGAAGGATGGATCTGTGCCTGAACGTAGAACGATGGATTGCCTTCCGTTGACTCGGTTGAGAAGCTGTCTGTTGCGAGGTGGAAGATACGAATCCTGAAGAAGCAGAGTTTGCTCATCTAGTAATATAGAAAATATCCCCTGACTATTCAGGGCAGAAAAAGAAAGAAGGCCAATGGGGCCTGATACGATGATCCTACAGTTGTCAAGTGAACTGATAGCCTTTTGGAATAGAATATACTGCGAGTCGCTCCCGCATAGACCACCGGATTCATAGCCTTCAATCAGAACAAGTCTGTTTTCAGCCTCACCCCAAGGTGACGCCGAAAACTGCTCGACTTCCAAGATGGAACCGAGTCTTGCGACGGGTTGCAAGCTCTTTAGCGAATCAAGCTGGTCATGAGTGACTTTGCTCCAAGGAATGATGACACGCGGCGATTGAGCGGCGTTCGATTGTTGGCCTTCTACTAGCGAAAGTATGGACTGTGCAACGGAAAAGTCTCTGCAAGATACGAATGAAATGCGGGGTATCAGCAGTGAAAGCCCTTGATTCCAAAGCTCTTCTATATGATCTTCAAATCCAAAGGTTTCCAAACAGAGTGATGCACCTGCAGACAATACACGCTCCGATGACCTAACCCAGTCTCCAAAGGGGCGAACCGTCACCAAAACCTGATTGGTGGTATTCATTACCTTGAGCACACCTGATCACATTTTAACCCATAAGTCAAAATGTGCGACGTTTTTCGATCGGGTAGGCCACCATGCGGAGTTGCACACATAGGCCCGCCGAGTCAAGGGTGGAGGCCCCTTTGTGCTTCGCCGGTGAAGTTGAGATAATGTATCACAGGGCACTAAGGCAATAGTGATGACATGATAAAGAGTATTAGTGGTAGGCAGTAAGTCATCGAAAGAGAAGAGGTTGTGCCACGGTTATGCAGAAAAAGCAGGTTAGGTGGGTGTTCTTGATGCAGTCGTTCGAACACAACCTAATACGTGCCGAGAATTACGTACAATCCTGTGATGACCATGACGTCAATCATTTTAATCCGCAAAAGACCAGGAATGTAGTGGGATCCATTTCGGCGGAAAGTATGTATACTGAAAGTTAATACGGGAACAATTTTCAACCCATAGAGGGAAGGCCGTTGAAAAGATTTATGGGTGTATGAAACATCCTGACTGTGTCAACCATTATGAATAGGAGTGGAGCTGGATTCAGGTTCTTTAGGGACGGGATAGAGAGGTTTGAATCCTAGTGGGGGTAGACATTGCGTGGAGTTCGCTCTACAGGTGGCGAAGCTGAATAGTGGCTTCAATTCAATCAACAGTACCTAACTACAGAAGAACCGTTTCTTGTCCTCGCGGGCACACCAATAGAGGGTGCTTAAACTCTCGCCATTGCGGTCTGGAAAGATGTAGGCATAGCAAACACAAATGCCATACTGGCTTATGCTGGGCGATTCAGACTGCTGGCAGCGATCTCTATTGTATGGATTAAACGGAAACAAGCAGAGGCGATGATCGATGCATTGCCTCTATGTTGCAGAGCGATCTTCAGCACATCCAGAGAGAACTCCACATCAGAGCCTCTGAAAAGCATCCTGATGGTGGTTGCCTGGTGTGCCTTCTTGTATCGCCAAAAGGCTAGGTATACCCTAAGGTGGACCGCAAAGACTACTAATTCCGCGCTTCCGGTGACTTACGCGCCATCACATGAGACGCGCGTGAGACTCACCGGATGACACCCAATTGGCAAGGCGGCGTTGGCCAGATAATCCATCATCCGGAAAGTTCGACTGTAGGCATGCTCTGGCTCATTCGTATCGATCTTGGCCATGGAACCACAGCGTTGCGTTGCACCCAGGTGTCGGCGAGAGCAACTCGTGGATCAACTCTTGAAGGTCGTCTCACTCTGGTGGGTGACGCTGAGCCGCATATGATCTTGAATTATGGCTTCCGTAGTTCGTTGTCATCACGGCGACGTTGGTCAGTTCTGTGAGCGTTTGCACTCAGTCTGGAGCTGGCCGTAGCCGTCAGGCAGATGAGAAGCAGTGATGTTCGTCAAATTCATTGCAAAGTCGGTAGTGCTGCTATCCTTGGGCTCTGTCTGATTCGGCCCCAAGCACAGATCACTGGCGCCCACCAACAGATGCTTAATCCACTAACTCATATGGATGGCATGTACAGAAGGTCAGTATTTCGGTCGTCGGGAAAGAGGGTTGGCTTGACAACAGGCAATTCAAATAGTCGGCTCAGTGTTGAAGTGGTGGTGAGTTGACAGGAAAAGCGTGGTCTATGAGCAAATCATCAATCATACTCTGTTCAATTCTTGAATACTCGCACGCTTGGCGTGGAAGATTGTATTGGGTTTGACTGAAGGCTAGTGTTCAGCCATCATTCTCCTAATGGGTAGAATGGCAGTAGATTCCTTGGAGCAGATGATCCGCCTGGACAGAAAACCTGTGGCGCGTTCCGTGGATTCCATGTTAAGCTCAAGCAGCGTTTTCCAGACAATGCTACAAGAAGTTATAAAGGTCATTGGTGATTATTCAGAGAACAACGACATCTTCTATGATGATCCTCTCTCCGCAGATACTCAGCTTATAGCCGATCTTGGGCTAACTTCCGTCGACTTTGTATCGATCTTTCAGAAGTGTCAGTCACTTAGTCCGGACAGGTTATCATTCATTGAATTAGTCATGCCCGTAGAAGGGCAATATGTTTCAGACTTGAGCATCGGAGAACTTAGCGAGTATATAATTAAGCAGTCTGCTTCGATTGGCCCAACAAGTACCAAAAGCTACGCTGGTAGTCAAGGTCAGCAACCGAAGGATGTTGAAGACAGCAAATACAAACGCTCCCCATTCAGCTCCATACAATTTGAGGAATTCAAGTCCTTAATCCAGACGCCAACATTTTCAGCCGACAATACCATCGACACGAGCTACAAACTTGTGTTTATTCTATCTTCTCCACGATCAGGGTCGACTCTGCTGCAAAGGATGCTAGATCAGCATCCAGAAATCGAATCTCCAGAAGAATTACATCTGCTCCATTATGATACATACGCACAGCGCCAGAGAGCTCTAAGCCATGCAGAGACGAAGCATTTGCTGGGAGGAACTGTCCGCCTTCGTGCCAAGGTCAATGGAATCAGCTTGGAAGATTCAGCTCGTCTTGAGGGCGAACTAGTTGAGGGTGAAACGCCTGTTATCAGTTTTTTCAAGGAAATAGAAGACAATTTTTCAAAAGAATACCTTGTAGACAAGACCCCTTCTTATGCATACAGCAGACATACGTTAGAACGTATTACAGCACAGTTTCCTGATGCTAAGTTCATCTATCTTGTTCGTCACCCATCGGCAGTGGTGAAGTCACTTGTTGACTCACAGCTCCAGGAAATCATTCCAT
The sequence above is drawn from the Synechococcus sp. MW101C3 genome and encodes:
- a CDS encoding sulfotransferase produces the protein MIRLDRKPVARSVDSMLSSSSVFQTMLQEVIKVIGDYSENNDIFYDDPLSADTQLIADLGLTSVDFVSIFQKCQSLSPDRLSFIELVMPVEGQYVSDLSIGELSEYIIKQSASIGPTSTKSYAGSQGQQPKDVEDSKYKRSPFSSIQFEEFKSLIQTPTFSADNTIDTSYKLVFILSSPRSGSTLLQRMLDQHPEIESPEELHLLHYDTYAQRQRALSHAETKHLLGGTVRLRAKVNGISLEDSARLEGELVEGETPVISFFKEIEDNFSKEYLVDKTPSYAYSRHTLERITAQFPDAKFIYLVRHPSAVVKSLVDSQLQEIIPFARRYTGDTSAIPEMIWALCHENIQSVLKDIDNSRIHYLNYEDLVTSPDKSMDELLSFLGLPFYASCANPYSAEQSMQIETNEFAGDLKFFLENRIVDNRADIWRSFPALHSLSEISVGLMGNIPGYEVQQ